The region AGCGTGTTTTAAAAATGGTAAACGGAGTGATCCTGGTGGTGGATGCCTATGAGGGCGTTATGCCCCAGACAAAGTTCGTCCTTCGGAAAGCACTGGAGCTGGGACTGTCTGTGGTGACCTGCATTAATAAAATCGACCGCCCGGAGGCAAGGCCCCAGGAGGTAGAAGAAGAAGTCTTAGAGCTTCTCATGGACCTTGATGCCAATGAAGAGCAGTTGGACTGTCCCTTTATCTATGCTTCTGCGAAAGCCGGATTTGCCAAAAAGGAGCTTGAGGATCCGGAAGCTGACATGGGTCCGCTGTTTCAGACTGTTATCGATCATATTCCGGCTCCCGAAGGAGATCCGGATGCCTCCACCCAGCTTCTCATCAGCACCATTGACTACAATGAATACGTTGGCCGTATCGGCGTAGGCAAAGTGGATAACGGAAGGATCAGGGTGAATCAGGAATGCGTAATCGTAAACCACCATGACCCGGATAAATTCCGCAAGGTAAAGGTTGGAAAACTTTATGAATACGAAGGCCTTAACAAGGTAGAGGTCCAGGAGGCCACCATAGGAGCCATTGTGGCGATATCCGGTATTACGGATATCCATATCGGGGATACCCTCTGCTCTTCGGATAAGCCGGAGGCGATTCCGTTCCAGAAGATTTCAGAACCAACCATTGCCATGAATTTCATGGTAAATGACAGCCCTCTTGCCGGACAGGAAGGAAAGTACATCACCTCCCGCCATATCAGGGAGCGCTTATTTAAAGAGCTGAATACGGATGTCAGCCTTCGTGTGGAGGAGACCGATTCTCCAGACTGCTTTAAGGTTTCCGGCCGGGGAGAGCTTCATTTGTCTGTTCTGATTGAGAACATGAGAAGAGAAGGCTTTGAATTTGCTGTCAGCAAGGCAGAGGTTTTGTACCGCTATGATGAGAGGAACCATAAGCTGGAGCCTATGGAGATCGCCTATGTGGACGTTCCGGAGGAATTTACAGGTGCCGTTATCCAGAAGCTGACAAGCCGTAAGGGAGAGCTTCAGGGTATGAGTCCTGCCAACGGAGGCTATACAAGACTGGAGTTTGCCATTCCTTCCAGAGGACTTATCGGTTACCGGGGAGAGTTCATGACGGATACAAAAGGAAACGGAATCATGAATACGGCATTTGACGGCTACGCACCTTTTAAGGGAGAGTTGTCCTACCGGAAGACGGGATCCCTCATTGCCTATGAATCAGGGGAATCCATTACCTACGGCCTGTTTGGCGCCCAGGAGAGGGGAAGTCTGTTTATCGGACCAGGCGTAAAGGTTTATTCCGGTATGGTTGTGGGACAAAATCCAAAGGCGGAAGACATTGAGATTAATGTATGTAAGACGAAAAAACTGACCAACACCCGTTCTTCCAGTGCGGATGAGTCTCTTAAGCTGACACCGCCTAGGGAAATGAGCCTGGAACAGTGCCTTGACTTTATTGATACCGATGAACTTCTGGAGATCACCCCTTCCAATCTTCGGATCAGAAAGAAAATTTTAGACCCAACCTTAAGAAAAAGGTCTTCTCTCAACAAAAAATCATTGGCGTAAAATGTAATATTAAGGAGAATGCTGCCCTCATTAACCGAAAATTCGGCAATGCGG is a window of [Clostridium] saccharolyticum WM1 DNA encoding:
- the typA gene encoding translational GTPase TypA; the encoded protein is MKMKREDVRNVAIIAHVDHGKTTLVDALLKQSGIFRENQEVMERVMDSNDIERERGITILSKNTAVHYSGTKINIIDTPGHADFGGEVERVLKMVNGVILVVDAYEGVMPQTKFVLRKALELGLSVVTCINKIDRPEARPQEVEEEVLELLMDLDANEEQLDCPFIYASAKAGFAKKELEDPEADMGPLFQTVIDHIPAPEGDPDASTQLLISTIDYNEYVGRIGVGKVDNGRIRVNQECVIVNHHDPDKFRKVKVGKLYEYEGLNKVEVQEATIGAIVAISGITDIHIGDTLCSSDKPEAIPFQKISEPTIAMNFMVNDSPLAGQEGKYITSRHIRERLFKELNTDVSLRVEETDSPDCFKVSGRGELHLSVLIENMRREGFEFAVSKAEVLYRYDERNHKLEPMEIAYVDVPEEFTGAVIQKLTSRKGELQGMSPANGGYTRLEFAIPSRGLIGYRGEFMTDTKGNGIMNTAFDGYAPFKGELSYRKTGSLIAYESGESITYGLFGAQERGSLFIGPGVKVYSGMVVGQNPKAEDIEINVCKTKKLTNTRSSSADESLKLTPPREMSLEQCLDFIDTDELLEITPSNLRIRKKILDPTLRKRSSLNKKSLA